Genomic window (Helianthus annuus cultivar XRQ/B chromosome 3, HanXRQr2.0-SUNRISE, whole genome shotgun sequence):
TAATCAATTGCAAtgttcaaataaaaaaaacaaaattatggTATAATACAAGAGTTCATAATACAAGATAAATATATGATATGATAACAGGAAAAAGCAAAGGATTGTAACTAATCCTAGTAATAATATAATGTAAAATGTACAATCTATACCTCAGCATACGTGAACAATAAATATTCAGTTAACGTATCTTAATGCTACTTAGATGTTGGATGAACAAATCATTCCAAGTATCGGTAATGCCAGGTAAGCACCAGTGCATGCAATCATCATGTTTCTTTCCACCAGCCAAAGAAGGATGAGCATCTGCTCTAAACTCACTCATACGCGTAATATCCAGTAACCGAAAAGCACTACCCTTAATTGCTTCATATAGGTGTTCGTTCACAAGCCGTGTTTCAACGTTTGTTCCATTATTTTGCACAGAAAAGAATTCTTCAACCTGAATGTGTTGCATGACGAAAATacttaaaattttcagttaagtttttttcattttttttaatatacaCTTGTAAATGATGGTGAGAGCTTACCTCATGTGGTGATAATGGCTGCAGACGTGCACATGAACCACCTTGGTCCCAGTCACCACCTTCAAAATGCCGAGGTGATTGAGTACGGAAAAAAAGAACGGTCCCTGGCCTTGCCTTTTCTTCCACGTATGATATCTAGGTATAAAAAAAAGAACTCAAATGAAGTATATGTGCATAATTCAAAATACGCTTTCATCTCAATCAGAAGGTTATGCATTATCTTTAAACGTTGAAAATGTCAACAAAAAACCGGTCAATGGATCAAACAAGTCGAAAATAGTTCATCCTATGCAGCAACCGGAGCTAGCTGTCTAGCACATGTATAATATAAGCTTAAAATTGCAATAAAAGCTTAACGCATATTAAGAAGAACAGTAGATTAGCAAAAATACTTACCATGTGTTTTAAAACTACATCAAGCCCGACTTCAGGAGACAAGGGCGGTATCAATGGCTGACCATTTTCATAAAAAAGCATAGGGGAGTTCACAGGATCAAACTTGGAAGGAGCCCACCACCTGATAAATACACATATAAGTATTGCCAGTTTCTAAACAAAGAGTCtgcatcttcaatcagaaagcaAAAAACAATTGTAATATTACCAGTGGCCGGTGTTATATATGAGAATGTCATGAAAACTTGGAGCCTCGGCCCATGTTCCGTCAGGTATATCAACATCAACTCTGTAACCTTCTTTATACCCTAGAGATTCCAGCTCACCACCATTAGCATTGCCTGACCACCTGTATCAAAATATGACGCGAGTATCGCTTTTAAGACAGTAACCAATAACCAATTAAAAACACCACCACATATAAAGTTACATACATAGAAATAAACAGATGGAACTGTATATTGATAAGGGAAACACTAACGCAGTTATTAGACGTATTCGGAAGCCAAGACTGGTGACAGAAGTTAATAGTAAGGAATGTGATTACAGAAGAGTTTAAAGAAAAAATCTTGCATGAATGAAACACGACAATAAAAGCAGCTTACCTACCATAACGTGCCAACAGATTAGTTCGATGATATGCTATAGTGAGGTTGTACTTGAGAAACGTAAAGCCACGATCAGCTCCAGCAGGACGCCACTTCTTTACTTCATCAGTAACACGTCTCAGAGAACAGAAGAGAGAAACAAACATGTTCCTATTTAAGGAGTCACCAACAAACCCTGCACTGTTACAAGTTGTTAAAAGGTCGAAAAATAGCGTCTTATATggaaggaatattggattttaataatcccaactattctccgttggccgccaacagtcccaCCTTCAAAAATAACTACTagcagtcccaactattgacatattggccaccaatggaccctgactaacagaaccctaacgccgttagtctccggttgccggaaaaccgtttttgtccagaaaaaggtttctaaaggtccgatctaaggttacaaagaggtttggtacgaaaatgttgagttttccggccaaaaagttTAGTTTTCCGGCAaaaaagaagttttccggcgAAGAAGGAGTTTCCCggtgactttaataactagggctttttactagaaaaaggttcCCAAAGGTTCATAATAAGGTCACAAAGAGGTtcgggacgaaaatgttgagttttcccgtcaaaaatgagttttcgggctaaaaaacgtttttccggcgaccggagactaacggcgttagagTTCTGTTAGTCggggtccattggaggccaatatgttaaaagttaggactgccagtggttattttcaaagttgggactgttggcggTTAACGACGAAtaattgggattattaaaatccaatattcctataTGGAATTATAAATACTACAATATCAAGAGCATACATGAGAAGTACAAGAACCCAATTGTGCAGCATAGGGCACTTATTTAAAAGGCGAACCTCACGTAGTTCTAGGTCAAAATTGGTTAAGTTTAGGGTACGCAGGAGGTTAACATACAAATACAGCCTGAGGGACATATGAGATACATGCAGCTTTTGGTTgtaaatgaagcttatttaattgTACATAACGCCTCGAAGTGGCTCGTGTTTTACAAACCAAGGTAGGCATATGCTAAACATTATGAACCTTGACTTATATGTGTGCCCAACAAAGTCAAAAATCTTAATGCACCTCTCAAAGAACCCACCCTAGGGACATAAAATTGCGAAACAACCTTACCTCTTAGCTTAAGCCCCTAGATTGCAATTACTTAAGTGATTTTAATACTCATAATGTATATTTCTTGCCAACAAGGCCGAATCCAAACAAAGAGATTGATAACTTCCTTCACTAATCATTACCAATCACCTAATTTTACTAATTTAAACAAAAAGGAACCTTAATACATGCACTTTTCATAGCAAACATATACAGAAGTCAAACTATGAACCAGTAAACCTGTAGTGATTATTAAAAACTTTGTATTgaatcctatcctatcctatctATAACCTATGCAATCTTACTAATAATAACTAGATTCAAGTGAATAATAAGTTACCGATACTAATATCCCTATGCGATTGGAGAAAGCGAATGGGATCAAACTGCGGAAGCGCACAGTGATTGGGCTGCCACCGCCACTTGAGAATCTCCTTGGCACCGGATCTATTACCAGCAATGCAATTCCATCCTTTGTATATCTCCTTACACGTCTCATCATACCGTCCAGATCTGACCGTCGGATCGTAGAACCACTTGCCTTCCGAGTAATCGCACACTGCCGCTGATGCTTCATTGTCGTTGATTTGTCCGGATATGTGTTGATTGATCGGTTTTATTGTTATAGGTGTGGTGGAGGAGGTGAAGTGGTGAGAGGAGTAGAGGAAAAGAGCGGTGAGGGTGATTATGGAGAGGAAGATGTACAAGTAGGTGGTGGAGGGAGAAGTCAGAGGTTGGTGAGGTCGTCTGTAGTGGTGGTTTGACGCcatttgtggtggtggtgatggcgtTCCCGGCGTGATCGCCGCCGCGGTGCTCTGTTGGGGGGTTTTCCGATGGTTTGGTTCGAAAAATAAAAGGGAAATGCCAAGTAGATAACAAATAAATTCTACTTTTTTATATAGAAAAATATTAATATTTACTTATATAAACGCGTCTTGTTTTGTTGTTACACAGAGACGAAACATGTTAAGACTTAAAACGTCACGAATGAAGAGTGTTAAAAGGTAGATGAAACTTTGTAGCAAACATCAGCAACGAAAATTGTAGTTTACTCCCTGATCTAGCTGAAATGATGAAATTACCTCTCACATGAGGGGTAATTAACGGAGAAGTTAACGGGCGTTAGGACTAGGGATGAAACGTGTTAAGACTTGATATGTCAGGGACGAAGAGTGTTAAAGGTTAACGGAACTTGATGTTGTAGTTTACTCTATGGTTTTCTAGCTATAAGTGGATGAGGTGGGAGCGGTTGAGATGAAGACAAGATCCATAGCTGGACCAATACCCGCCAGCATCATCGTCGTCTAAACCAGATTTGTTGTCATTTGAACCAATTTCGCCACCATCGTTGTTGTTTGAACGTTGGGGGTATGAGGGCAGTTGAGATGAAGACTACTATAATAGGAGATCTAGGGGCTGGAAAAGATTAACCTAAATTGCTAAATTTTACAATAATGCCCCTTATTTATATTTCATTTCTCTACAAGACATGTTATTGGGTGTGAAATGTGAAAACTTATACTATCAACGGGATACACTTTTTTTTTCACATCTCGCATTCATCACAACACATGGTCATTGACtagtagaaaataaaaataattgcTTTAAGTAAATAAGATGAAGTAAGTGGTGGACAAGTAGCTAAAGGTTATTTTTGAAGATTGATATTTCTCTAAATTTTAAGTTCTATTTTATTTAGAAAGATTACATTTTTATAACTAATGAAAGTGTTAAGTGTCAACTTTTGAATaaaagtcgatcttggagaaggaATTTTCAAAGGAAGAAATCAAAGATGCTGTGTTCGGGTGTGGCAGTGACAAAGCTCCAGGTCTTGATGGTTTAAACAtgcgttttataaaacatttttggtatttgtttgaaaaggatttccataatttattcttTTGGTTCCATAGACAGGGCTCCATCAGTCGTGGTAGTGGTTCCTCTTTCATAGCTCTTATTCCCAAAACTAAAGACCCGGTCACTCTTTCCAATTACCGTCCGATTAACTTGGTGGGGCTTATTAGCAAGGTTATTTCTAAAGTGTTAGCGAACAGGATTAAGAAAGTGCTGGGTAGTGTGGTCTCTGAATCTCAATCGGTTTTCTTGAAGGGTAAGTTTATCCTAGACAGACCGCTTGTTGTTAATGAGATTCTGAATTGGATCAAGAAAAAGAAGTCCACGACGTTCTTTCTCAAAATTGAGATTCTGTTTGTGATGTTTGGTAACAGGTCCAATATCAAATTCCAATGCGGCAAAGGGATGAGGCAAGGAGACTCCCTTTCCCCCTTCCTTTTTTTGGTCGTTATGGAAGCCCTTTCTTGCATGCTGGATAAGGCTAGAGGGGCGGGGGTGACAAATGGAAATCGGACTCCGAACCACGGTCCGAGATTGTCTCTTTTGTTTTATGCATATGACGCCATTATTTTTGGGGAATGGTCGAGAGTAGAAGTGGTCAATCTGGTTAGAATTCTCCGTTGTTTTCACCTTTGCTCTGGGCTTAGAATTAACTTGTCAAAGTCCAATCTTTTCGGAGTTGGTGTGGGAGTGGAAGAAACCGAGAACATGGCCACATTCGTGGGTTTTAACACTGATACCCTTCCTTTCAAATATTTGGGGTTAACGGTTGGTGCCAACATGAACCGGATTAATAACTGGAGGCCGGTTATGGACACTTTTAAAAATCGTCCCGCGTTGTGGAAATCGTCTCTTCTTTCGATAGGTGGGAGAGTTACCATTTTCAAATCCGTTATGGAAAGTCTTCCAACATATTACTTCTCCTTATACAAAGCCCCGACAAAGGTTCTAAAAGTTTTGGAATCCTTGATTAAAAACTTTCTTTGGGGATGGTCTAGTGATACGAGAAAGATGCACTGGGTGGCTTGGGACCGTGTGGCTCTGCCTAAAAAGCTTGGCGGGATCGGATTAAACAACTTAAAGGATATCAATGTGGCGCTTCTAACTAAATGGGGGTGGCGATACAAAACAGAACAAAATGAGTTATGGAGAAAGGTCATTGCCGCTATTCACAAGAGTAGGTCGAGCTGGGAGTGTATTCCCTACAAGAAGTCTGTGGGAGGTGTCTGGGGTAACATCGCAAAGGTTATCTTTAATACCAAGATTAATGGGGAACCGTTAAGAAACTATTTCAAAGGGAAAGTAGGAAACGAGTCAGAAATTATGTTCTGGCACGACTTTTGGCTCGTTGATGAACCTCTTAAGACCAAGTTCCCTGGGCTTTTCAATCTCGAGGCAGACACACGTTGCCTTATTAGTGATTGTCTCCGGGCTCAAAACTTGGACCAGAACCCGGTCTGGTCTTGGATTAAGCAGCCGCTGGTCACCGAGTTTAGAGGGGAGTTCCAACATATGTGTTCGCCGTTGATTGGAGTCAACCTTTCATACGGGGAGGACTGGTGGAGTTGGATTGGGGGTCGGGTGGTGAGTTTTCGATCGGGGCCGTCAAATCCCTGCTTCATTTCGGTTTAGACGTCAGCAACAGGTACGTTATGCAGTGGATTAGATGGGTCCCTTTGAAATGCAATATTTTTGTTTGGCGGGCGAGCTTGGGAAAATTCCGTCAATGGTAGCTCTTAGAAGGAGGAATATTCAGGTTGAAGACATCAACTTCCCTTTGTGTAACTCTGGGAGGAAACTGTTGAGCGTATTTTCATGGCTTGATCGGTTTCGACGATTGTTTGGCAACACATAAGCTCTTGGTGTAAAGTGACGAATATCTTTGCGTTCGGCTTCATTAACTTACTGGAAGCTGGAGATAGTTGGGGGATATCGGAAAGGAAGAAAGAGTTGGTGAAAGGTTTAATTATGATCGGATACTGGAGCATTTGGCGTGCGAGAAATAATCTCAAGTTTTCCGGGAAACCGATTTGTGTCGAAAGCATTATTTGTGAGATAAAATCTTTGGTTTTTTGTGGTATTCGAATGGGTCCAGGTATAGAAATACGTCATGGGATAATTGGTGTAAGTTTGTTAATGTGTAAGGTTCCTGTTGTTCTCTGCTGTCCCGTTTTGGGTCAGTTGGTTTTCTAATGAAGTTTACAGttcaaaaaatagaaaataagagattttttttattttttgtgttcTTTTTTTTTCGTTTCTGTCTTTACATTCATTTTGTTTTCATCGTATCGAACCTTAAAGAACTGTGATTGTTGACATTATCGATACATACAGAGCCGGCCAAGAGGGGGTGCGGGGTGGGCGACGGCCCAAGACTCAAACTCCTTGAAGGCCTGaacttttaaaaatatatatattattatatggtgattgtgtgtatatatgtttGTTTGGAAACGGTAAATCAAATTGAAGCTTGGCATATATGTTTGTTTGGAAACGGTAAATCAAAAACTTTTTAGGCTGATATGTTTTCAAAGCATTACTCCCTTTTTACATATTTCCTTTTTTCTTATTGTCTCTGTTATTTTTCTTCATATTATATGTAATTTTTTCTTATTGTTTTgctattttttcattttcaatttcagttcttttatttagtttaaaaGTGTTATctattattaattatttaaattaaatttaactAAACAGTTATTAATAAATTTTGAATTATAAAAAACTAACAAAGAAAATACAATTTGGTCCGACCACTTTTTTTGGGTTTTTTCTTTTGTCGTTTGTAGCGAGTGCATTTCCACTCGGCACAACCCACAGTTTGATTCCACTAGTTTATATATgtattttgtttatttatataaaaatatatatatttttttgcgGCCCATCTTTTCATTTATTCTAATGTTTTCTACTATATAATGTATTAATtcaaatatatttatctttttcttttcaaatttaaggtttgaaatttgaatgttTATTCAAAAAATCTTGTTGAAACTTTGATGTTTAATAGACTTTGTTTAGTGTTAATTGTATGTTTAGAATTTGATTATTTGAATGTTTTTGTTTAATGATCGAGAGTTTTGCTTAAAAAATGCTAGGAGAACCACATTGTTCTCTTAGTAAGTAGGCTCGATCATTTTTGCTAAtttgttttaactattttataacaattatcggtGTATTAtgggtttttagtttttatatatataattgaatGATTGATAAGTTTATATTACATGGAGATTTGCGAATAGGGCCCAAAATTTATGTTTCGCACGgggtcaattttttttttttatattttgtgaTTTTTGGAGACGGGCCTAGATACATAAGTTGTAATTTGTATGCTTTGCCTACATGGTATTGCCTTCGTCTCCACATCTCTCTGGTCATCATTGTCATTTGTCATGGTTAAAGaataagaaaataagaagaaaaaataatacaaaaaccATGCTTGAATATcctgttttttattttaactttcaTTTATCTTAGTTTCcttttttttctaacttttttctCTCAAATATTCAAACATACACGCTCAGGCCAGGGGTGTGGTATACTGCCCCTGGCCACATCATCATTGCTAGCGCCCCATAACGCCCCTAACCCACTTTCTGGGTGCCAAAGGGGGTACCATCGTCCTCTTCGCCATGCCCTTAACGGGCGTTAAGGGCTGCACACTTGTCAATGGCCAATCACATTTTTTTTGTCTATATTTACAAACACTCAACTTAGCATACCACATcagatttcaaaccaattttcaaaaaACTATCATTTCTCACTATCCACCTCATCACCTTCTTTTCCCTTGAATGGTTTGTGGTGTGGTGTGGTTTGGGTTTGCGGACGGCTCCAAATTGAGCCGTCGGAGTTGCTCTAAATTTTAACTCTGATGCACAGGTGTTATAACTATGATGCACCAAATTTAGGCATGCTTTGGTGGTATTTGCCGGATGATTAGAAGTTGTTGCATCATCTTTTATTTGCTTGATTTGTTCGCTTTAAAAATAGAGAGAAAACTAAATATTAAGCTTATAGTTTGTATACATATTTGTTATAATGACATTTTTTACGAATTTGTTAAGACCAATCATTAACCATGTTTACACATTATGGAGACGTAGAAACACGTTCGGGCCTGATTTGGTTGGAAAAATAAATTCTTAAGAAATTTTGTGGTGGCCGGCTATCAGCAGCAGTTCAAGTTTTTGAATGTTTGGTTAAATCTAAGCATGGATGGCAATGGTGGGTCTTGACCTTTTAAATAagagaagggggggggggggttgtttagAAATCGTCAACAACTTATTCACTCTTGGCACTTGTGCATATGAACAAGGGATTCACCTAGTTTAGTGACATGGGTGCTCCCGGAAATATAAAGTATACATATCCACAAATCCCAAAAGGCTGTGGTCTTTGCGTTGCAGTGGTAGACTTATTTAACATCAGCATCTTAGCAAAAGAAAGTAAGGGCATCAAGAGATATTCTTCATATCAACATTTAATTAAAAAATGAAACAGCTTGTTTGAAAAAAAACACTCAAGCTCAGCTCAATTAAAATAAGTTTACAAATCAAGTATTTAGCTAAATATTTCAAGTTTTTTCTAAACTGGAACTGAAAGATCTACCATAAAAGGCCTACCCCCTGCCAGACCGCTAACTAAGAAAGGCATCCATCTTAAAAACATATGGCTCCCTATTTCTATTTCAATTTCTATTTTTATTAAAACAGAAAGAGAAAACAAGTATGCACTTGAGAAGATCAACATAAAGTATTGAGATATAGGAAATAGACATAAAACATATAAGCATTTAGCAAATTTTTAAACttatatcaaataaaaaaaagattTAAAGTTCGACTATAGATTGGAGGGGTGCTCCAGGCTAGGGCAGTAGTGCAACACCAAAGCGACGCTTAAAGACCCCAATAGCAAGCTATTGTGATGGGTCTTTCCCCATAAAAAATAAGATTAATATCGAGTGAGCCGATGGCCCACATATCAGATATTAAACTGATAAGAACAGATACTACACTTGATCTTAGCCAAAAGGCCGAGAAAGGTATGCTTAATCTCTTCTTTGGCCGCCGTTTAAATAGGCAGTACTCTCATAATTAGTTTATTCATTCGGCCGATGTGGGATTCTGAGACACTCTTTCCCATTGGTTTCTCAAGATTAAAAAATACCATAAGTTAATGCATAGATCCTAATAATACTAGCTTTTTACTAAATGTAGCTGACTGAATTCATTTTACCATGTGTCTTAAAACTACATCAATCCCAACTTCAATAGATAAGGGTGGTATCAATGGCTGACCATTTACATGGAAAAGCATACACATATAAGTGAAGAGAAACAGACATGTTCCTATTTTAGGAGTCACCAACAAACCCTGCACTCTTAAAAGTTGTTCAGTTTTCAAAATAGCATCTTAAATGAAGTTTAAATAgagtacaaaaaaaaaaaaaacccggttGTGCAGTGTAAGGCATATATGCCAAGCAACATAAACCTTGATATGAGAATCACATGATGATTCAGATTTTGGGTGGGTTAGATAAGCCAAGAGTGTAGGTTCTGCTATGGCGGGAAAGTGAGTGGGTCTACCACTAAATTTCTTAGAAAACCACCTCATCATTTTCTGGTGTCATACACCGAAATGAGGATGCCAAAACGGGACGCCCAGGGCTTGGGCGTGAACAGTGCAACATAAGTGAGTCTAAGAAGCTTGGATATGTGACAATGTGTATGGGTTAAAGTTTTTTGCCAATAAAAACACGAGTACATCACTGGACACGTATACATGCACGTCAACCTCGCACACTTAGTCTTATGGTACAGGGTTGCATGTAAATAAAAATCATAGTAGGAGAATAACAGAAATTGGCGGGTTTCTACAAGTCTGGTTCGTAAAGAGATACAAGTGGCTAAAGGTGCAGTCTTTCATACAAGGGCTTTTAAATGGATCTCGTGGGCTCCGGCCAGGGTCCATTTCTTCATTTGGATAGCATTAGACGGTAGTATTCCAACTAAGTTGGCTCTAGTGCGGAGGAGAATGCAGCTTCGTGACACTGAATGCACGTTTTGTAACAATGTCGGGAGTCGGCGGATTGTCTTTTAGTGGCCTGTCCCTACTCAAAAACATATAACTCCCTTTTCTTTTTTGTCAAAATAGTAACAAAAATAAAAGGAGATGCCTGAAAAGATTAACACTTAACAGAAGGAGCAAAAACTCCAAGATAACAGAAGGAGCAAATACTAAACAAGCATCCATCTTATTAAAAAATGAAATAGATATGCCTAGCTAGAAAGCcaggtttattaaaaattgacTGCAAATTGGAGGGGTGCGCCAGGCCAAGGCAGTAGTGCAACACCAAGGCGACGCTCAAAGACCCCAATAGCAAGCTATTGTGATGGGCCTTTCCCCATGAAAAATAAGATTAATATCGAGTGGGCCGATGGCCCACATATCAGATATTAAACTGATAAGAACAGATACTACACTTGATCTTAGCCAAAAGGCCGAGAAAGGTATGCTTCTTCTCTTCTTGGGCTGCTGTTTATATACACTCTCTCTGAATCTTTGTATTCTTCACTTAAGCGATGTGGGATCCTGGGAGACATTTTTCCCATAAATTATTAGTACTAGCTTAATTATTGAGATTATTAAATGAATGACTCTAAAGCAACCCTCCAGATCCAAATCCTTTCAGAAGAATTCATTTTATAACATGCATATATTATCCATAAACTCAACCTGAAAATTACTGTTCTAAACTCAAAGAGCTCATGGTTGCTTACTTGCAGCACTTACAACAATACATCGGTTTTAGGAAACAGAAGAGACAATAGATAATTAAGAGAGAATATTTGGATCCATTCATATTTCAATTCTAATACTACTCAAGGTTTTCTGCGATTTATAGGCTTACAACTTAACCTGAATAATAAAGACAGCCCACTAATATAAGGAATAATTCACCCACTCCTCAGCTAGACTCACTAGTCAGAAGGAAACAACTCCTCTTCATATGTGTACCATCATGGCACGCGTCAATGGATACATTATCACGTGTGATTCTGTACACTCCTGTTACCCTAATTTGCTAAAGAGCTGATAAATTACATAAATAAATGAGTACCTTTTCAATGTATATTATAACTGTGACATGTTGACTCGTAACAAAATGTACCTGATCAAATGAATAATAATTAACAGTGGGTGAATGTGTGGCGTCGAACGCATGGCTTCTGTTGTTAGCACAATGCGAGCGTCTGAGTCATATGATGATTCAGATTTTGGGTGGGATAGACAGGACGAGAGTGAGTGAGTGTGTGGTTTGCTTGCTTGCTTGGCAGGTACCGGATAGATAGGACGG
Coding sequences:
- the LOC110929150 gene encoding protein trichome birefringence-like 13 is translated as MASNHHYRRPHQPLTSPSTTYLYIFLSIITLTALFLYSSHHFTSSTTPITIKPINQHISGQINDNEASAAVCDYSEGKWFYDPTVRSGRYDETCKEIYKGWNCIAGNRSGAKEILKWRWQPNHCALPQFDPIRFLQSHRDISIGFVGDSLNRNMFVSLFCSLRRVTDEVKKWRPAGADRGFTFLKYNLTIAYHRTNLLARYGRWSGNANGGELESLGYKEGYRVDVDIPDGTWAEAPSFHDILIYNTGHWWWAPSKFDPVNSPMLFYENGQPLIPPLSPEVGLDVVLKHMISYVEEKARPGTVLFFRTQSPRHFEGGDWDQGGSCARLQPLSPHEVEEFFSVQNNGTNVETRLVNEHLYEAIKGSAFRLLDITRMSEFRADAHPSLAGGKKHDDCMHWCLPGITDTWNDLFIQHLSSIKIR